From Malaya genurostris strain Urasoe2022 chromosome 2, Malgen_1.1, whole genome shotgun sequence:
ttcttcgcctcgaagaaaaattcttacgacctaccaaatctgaagtccctgcaataatacctaacactattctggaagaattgagagatgaagtcaaagcaatatcgacttcaatctccagtatcggaaccaaagaccaaaataccaaacctaagtctctagctgaagaactcaaGGAGAAGGAAAAtcaaacatgcgacagtggctggcgcttcattggaagtaaaaaaatctggaaacgagactggagtgtgtatgataaaaaacagcgcactcgacggctgcaagaaaaacaagcagaaaaagcaaacctcagacgaaaacaacggaagcggaaacaacaaaataatacaaattacagtatacgcagtaaaaacaacaactacaccaacaacaacaacaacagcaacaacaacagcagcagcagcaacaacaacaacaacaacagcagcaacaacaacaacaacgacaataatgtgcactacaacagcaacttgaacactaacagtaacaatacctgccacaacaataacaataatgtgtcattacaatataccttacccttggacaaagacttactagcagctgcacgggttcaattctccgggaatccaggtgcagatattgcctcaaaattcataaattttcaaaaaggtgaaacaatcaacccttacaaaggaacaagaagtattcaaaacaacactactccggtcttaggaagtaatgacatcaaagCTGCCCCACCcacatctgcaatatcacagaacataaatacgtctgcaatatcacaggacatgaatacagacagccaattcgaaattgatccaatgcgtcctcccattgtacgtcttacttcacaatctgcaaatggcgacgaacgcttcttgaaagcaagacttcgtgacccgaaaataatgcacgtcgtccgtctgtatttgtcatacatgaaaaatcaacaacctacagtatgcatcgagggtatgacaccaactagtataaaaatgctattagcatcagaaggccttccaacaacacctgaccacctcctacgaatcttcatcgaagtgcatcaggaatatggaatggaacctaaggaagcgcaggccgacctggactcttatgggaaatttttgacaagtgaacacatccgccgactccaactaatccgggaagccgaacacaattttacaaggccgaattttcggaaataacgacgccctttgacgaaggaatagacaccgaaattagtaatgtaagtattccagaattctcaaaaacttcttcgcttcatagacaaaatgtgactgaaattttggtctattgccaaaatttcaaccgcatgaaaagcccggccaaaatgaaagaaattcatcaaaatttaataacctcctctttcgacgtaatccttggaactgaaagcagctgggatgaaagtgttagaagcgaagaagtatttggaaataattttaacgtattccggcacgaccgaaatttatctctctgtcagaaaaaatctggaggtggagtcctcatagccataaactcttgctttacttctgaagaaattattactcctaaatataaagaatttgagcatgtatgggccaaagtctcaatattgggagaagaacatatttactgctctgtctacttcccacccgaaaatgcgaacaaattctcttttgaatttttctttcaatctttagacacaattatttcgaatatggaacctgaagtaaagcttcatatttttggcgacttcaatcaacgtaatgcggacttcatttctgacattgaaaatgaatcaatcttacttccagtcgtaggagaaaacccaacattgcattactttttcgacaaaatttctaattttggcctacatcaagtaaactccgtaaaaaatcaacaaaacgcatatttagaccttcttttcacaaattgcacagaagacttttgtgtgaatgcatcaaacctgccattatggaaaaatgaagcatttcacactgcaattgaatattcattatttacacacaatgcatcccttccctacgacttggaatatgaggaagtgccggaatacaataaaattgactttgaagaagtcaagtgtagactaagtataataaattggcggaacatactgagtacagaaggaaatgtcgacgtcgaaataaacaaattctatcacattataaacaaaatattatccgaaactttgcccatgaaaagaagaagaaaaaatcataacagcaaattacctgtatggttcaattcacaactaaaacatttgaaaaataggaaacaaaaagcgcacaaaacttacaaacaagaaaaaagtgacgcccatcttcaaaattacttaaatctatgcaatcaactcaaaatagccattaacacagcacacgaagaatacaaccgcaaaattgaaaacgaaataaagacttgccctaagaacttttttaactacacgaaaactaaactaaaaagcaacaattttccatctcaaatgcacctcgacgaacatgtagggaaaaatagtacagaaatctgcaatcactttgcaaattttttccaagaagtatatacatcttattcagaaactgaccgtgaccgtgaatacttctctttcatacctgcattttccaactctatctctgtaaactatctatcagaacatgatatttcgacagcactgaaaaacttagacgcctcaaaagggcctggacctgacagcataccaccaatatttttaaaaaatcttgctgaagaacttacactaccactacaactactttttaacttatcacttaataaatgtactttccctaaagcatggaaatcttcctttcttgtaccaatatttaaatctggtgcaaaatctaacattcggaactaccgtggaatagcaattatctcatgcattccaaaattatttgaaaaaattgtaaacgaaaaactttttcatcaacttaaaaatgtaataacaaacaaacaacatggcttttttaaaggccgctcaactacaacaaatctcttagaatttatgacattcacactgaatgcaatggacgctggcaactacgtagaaactctttacactgactttagcaaagccttcgaccgtattgacatacctttacttctacacaaactacaaaaatatggcataaaacatactcttcttgaatggctcaaatcatacttaacgaatcgtgtacaggtagtccgcttccaaaacatactgtctgaaccaattaatgtaacttctggcgtacctcagggttctcacttagggcctctccttttcattttacatataaacgacatttccttcatactaaaaaatctgaaagtgcttatatatgcagacgacatgaaactcttcatggaaattaaaaatatcaacgacgctgtaatattccagaacgaaatcaatctattccacatttggtgctgcaaaagtctactccaactcaatgtaaaaaaatgtaactcaataactttcagtaggaaaaatgaaactatacctataaacatacatctaggaaatcaacttgtagaaaaatgtaaaattgtaagagatttaggcgtaatcttagactccaagctcacttttgtggaacactacaataccataatcaataaagctaatagcatgctgggctttattaaacgcttcagtcataactttcaggatccatacacaattaaattattatacactacatatgtcagacctattttggaatattgcagcctagtatggaatccatacaatattattcacgaagaacgcatcgaatctattcaaaaacaatttcttttatatgcacttcgtaaattaaactggacagcatttcctctaccatcatatgaagcacgctgcatgcttatcaatatacaaacacttaaagaacgccgcgactttgcaatgctttattttatcagcgacattatttctcaacgcattcaatcagctccattattatcgcaattaaatttttatatacctagccgccaactacgttccaggaaattatttttagaaaaacaagctagaacaaattatgcaaaatacagtccagtcaatcgaataatgcgccattacaatcaatactgcgaacatcttgaccttactatgtcaaaaaatcaaatcaaatctaagctttgtcgtagaaataatgtgtagtatgtaagtgaacattgtaaacaatttatatgtagtctacatttgcttgacgaaataaataaacaaattaaatgtttgcatcaaatggattcaacctTCACAAAAAGACTTTCGACCCCTGCAATTGCACTTGCTAGACGCTtatttagtttatgttcttcagttttgtaaTAATAATTAACATTTTCCAATCCTTACCAATACTCAagtttgcattcaatgtttcatttcttGTCGTATCAAAATCTTCCAAACCTTCAGTCTTCTGAACCAGGAAATTTCCTTCCTGAAGCATAGTATGATAttgcacacttctgaatattgcataaaacactaataattagaataaaattattatttataccCAAACAGTTACTCTTGCTCATAAGACATATTTTGCTTTATACGTCAATATATGTAAAGATGatatgaaaaatgctaatttatgaATTACAAGAAATGCTGCAGAcggttttcatgaaaacaagtTAACAATTGAAAGTTACATTGAAGGATTTAACACACTGCAGCTATAAGACATCAAGGCGAAATATTTGATCTATTTGAATGATTATCAataattttcccgtttcaaatgagTTTTTACACACAAACCAAttagcaccctctcattctgctactaacacaGAAGCCAGTCGACACCGTTCTATTGAccgaatgtcatcatagacactcagagaggcatgagataggaacttgttagCACTTAGTTATTTCACCTTTAGACGATAAAAAATacgaaatttttaaaacatctCATGAACATTGATGAAAATGACATCATTaaaccgctaggtggattaatacagTAAGGGTCATTTTCGGAGACTATCAAGGATATAAAAAAACCTgatattgtttttttgtttactttattttttgttttactttcttctttcacatcatattgtttttttgtttactttattttttgttttactttATTCTTTCACATCCTAAAATTATGAACATGTAGCTAAACTTTAGTGAAACTCgattttttacgtttcatcttcgactcatcagtgcattagcagtttatgttgaactgctaacgtcaCCTAACGGTTTAATATAAATCCTTAACCAGACGTAAAATTTCATATACCCTTTTTTGCACAAAAGTGCCACGTCTTTGCTGAAGTTCCGAAAGAAAGTAGCTTTGTGACGACTTTCTATCTGTCAGTAAATATGCGTACTAGGTTTGTGATAAGTGACTTCTTTTTATCGTTTCGTCTTCAACTCTTCAGTGCGCTAGCAGTTTATGTCAGTGGAATATAGTGAAACCGTTAGTGAAGTATAGAAAAACCGAATTGTATTGTTCAATAGTTAACTTTATTGTATTATTAATCGAGTAGAGATGATCTtacaaaattaatttttctactcCAGCAATTTATCATTTTATTAGATGAAGTGATTTGCATCCGGAATGATTCTTTATTTCAGAGATcgagattctatttattatttgtAATGTACTCGTCCTTCCATTGCTTTTACGCATAGCTTACCTTAGTTATCCTCGCTTGAGTTTCCCGTAATTGATCAGAAACCAGTTGAaattgtacaatgaaccaaatgTATGATTCTTGTGGAGTATTAGTGCAACACTTGTTGCTACTAATGACCGAGGAATTCTCTGCATCACCACAAAAAAGGAAAAGGATTAGTGTTGGTGGGCAAGGAAAATTATCTGCATTTATCTTGGTAGATAATGTGATCTACTTTTTTCGGAGAAAtctatagaaaaataaaaaaaaaatatttaaaataataatatttgttgaACGGAGTGATAGGTtagtaaaacaaaataatacaatctaagataattgaaaaactttcttttattttcatttatgaTGAATCAGAACATTTTGTATAGAagacgtttaaattttttttacttaaacTTATCTTCTGTTTAAAAATTACTTTCAAATACCGGAAATTGCAACAACTTGATCAAGTAAAACTAAAATGGCTTTTCTGTGTCGTATTTTTCAGAGGGCTACGGAGCGTCAGTATTGAACACATTAAGATGTTCGAGTCAAATAGAGTTCCCCTTAACGGTGGGACGCGATTTTTGTGGAGAAATTGTACAGAAAGGTCTAGGTGTTTCTAGTCGAGATTTGGACATAGGCGACGAAGTTTGGGGTGTAGTTCCTGTgcaccagcagggatgccatgCTGACTATGTAGTAGTAGAACGATACTGCGTAAGTGATTAGAAGtggttttattttaaatttaattgaaaTACCATATTTCTTAGCTTTCTAAAAAACCGGAGAACCTGAGAAAAATTGATTCCAGTGCTGTGTTGTACGCAGGCCTTACGGCATGGTCTGGACTTTATATTACTGGTCATTTGGGAGGAGTACTAGGAGCTATTTCACCCGTGGGAGGTGGTCGCGGCAAAAAGGTGCTTGTGTTAGGCTCAGCTGGCGGTGTGGGGACATTGGCGGTCCAAATTTTACTCGCAGAAGGTGTTGAAGTGTATGCAACGTGCTCCTCTGATGCTGTTGAGTCTATTCAAAATTTGGGTGTTCCATACGTAATCGATTATAACGATCCGACACATGTGGAGAAACTCGCGACTGCGGGAAAGTAAGTTCGAAACAAAACAATCTGCACTGTGTGCACTGTAAAATATGTTTTACATTTAAGGTTTGACATCATTCTCGACTGCGCGGGAAAGGGAACAGAGTATGCTACGGAAGTTCCTTGGAAGTTCGAACAGTACATCACATTTAACTCTCCTGTACTTAAAAATATCGACGATCATGGTTTCGCCACTGGAATGTATCAAAATACAATGAGTATTGTTCGCAACAATGTTGTCTCGGCTAATGCTCAGAAAGGACTCGTAAAATGGGGTTATTTCGTTCCTGCCCCTCAAGGTGTCGCCTACCTTCAAAAACTCATAGAAAAGGGTAAATTGCTTCCTGTTATCGAGAAGATATTTTCGTTTGAACAAGTGCTGGAAGCATATGCGCGCGTTGAAGCTAAACATTTACGAGGAAAAATTGTAATAGACTACAACTAAGATGTCAGCaacgaatttttattttctaacTGCGTACTTATATAACTCACTACTTaaagaaacgaaattaaaacattgAATTAACAAGAGCTTACCTGAGACAATAAATGTGACTTCATATGTATGAGTTTACCAAGATCGTCATTTTCtggatttaaaaaatctgtcaatGTTTCGTTATTAGGCTTATAAGGTTAGATCGAGTTTATGCAAAATTAAACTCAATAGTTTCGAATCTACAATTCATACgtatgtgatacaaacgttattTACGAGTTGAACTAGTTTCTCAAAGAAGATGAAATATACATAGATAGTCATGAT
This genomic window contains:
- the LOC131429823 gene encoding reticulon-4-interacting protein 1 homolog, mitochondrial; this translates as MYSKHYIRLVAQQLLIGRSMSTVSGVPSYSRKVRPVSKMRGWQIHSYGSLDEVQYSESLKMPMLTSPNQLLVKITASSVNPIDVAMIKGYGASVLNTLRCSSQIEFPLTVGRDFCGEIVQKGLGVSSRDLDIGDEVWGVVPVHQQGCHADYVVVERYCLSKKPENLRKIDSSAVLYAGLTAWSGLYITGHLGGVLGAISPVGGGRGKKVLVLGSAGGVGTLAVQILLAEGVEVYATCSSDAVESIQNLGVPYVIDYNDPTHVEKLATAGKFDIILDCAGKGTEYATEVPWKFEQYITFNSPVLKNIDDHGFATGMYQNTMSIVRNNVVSANAQKGLVKWGYFVPAPQGVAYLQKLIEKGKLLPVIEKIFSFEQVLEAYARVEAKHLRGKIVIDYN